The sequence below is a genomic window from Mycobacterium spongiae.
ACAAGAGCACATTTGTGTCCAGCAAGATTGCGGTCATGAGGCCGGTTCCCAAGCGGCCAGCTCGTCGGCGGGTAGCGGATCGTCAAATGTGTTTGGCACAACCAGGTTGGGGAACTGCCCAAAGCTGCGTGGCGCGGCCCGGGCCGGTGACAGCACCGCAACTGGCCGGCCGTGGTTGGTGATCGTGAGCGACGCGCCTGTTCGTTCCACTTCGGCCAACAAAGCATTCAGGCGCGTCTTCGCTTCCGTGCTGGAAATTGACCTCACGGTGCAATCATACACCAATAGCACTAGTCGGAATAGTCCGATCAAATTGGCTCGGGGGAGAGGATCTTGTCCAGTTGGTTGGCGGCGCCAACGGGAAGGAAGTCCGCGAGAACGGTCTTGTGGGTGTGACAATGCGTGGATCGGTGCGCGCCACATGCACTGCCCCGCAGCCGGATTGCGCTGATGCGAGTTTGGACAACGCGGGTCGCAAGCGGGCCAGTCCGACCACGCCCACCCCCTCACCGCGTTAGCTACCTCTGTGGCGCGATTGGGTGAGACTGGGCATCAGGACGTCATCAACGAGGGCTTGGACGGTGGCATCGGTCGGGGGCCGACCAGGAATCAGGGCGCGACACACGATGTAATTGGGCAGCAGGTCCCAAAGTTCGTCGCTGATCGCTTCCGCCTCGATCTCGCCCCGCTCGACTCCTTTCTGAAGGACGCGGTGGATCAGCGCTTTACGTTGGTCCACGAACGCTTGCTGAAGGGCGTCGCCAATAGCGGGATTGCGCGCAATCTCGGTCAGAACGGCCGCCATGGTGCTGGCGTGTCGGCGCGCCTGTTGACAAATCGCGAACCCCAGACGCAGGAGATCTTCGCGCAGCGAGCCGGTGTCAGGGGCGATCGCTACTTGGCGGATGCCGTCGGTCACCGCCGCGAGCACCAACTCGGCTTTCGAAGGCCAGCGCCGATACACCGTCGCCTTGCTCGCCCGTGCGGTGGCGGCGACCGCATCTACCGTCAATCGGTCATATCCGTGTTCTTGCAGCAGACGCAACGTCACTGCAAGTAGCTCGGCCTCGCGCTCCGACCGCGGCGACGATGCCGTGGGCTCGGCAGGACGATCCGAGGCGGTCTGGGTCACAACCTCTACCTTAGAACACTTGCGATAGTACGGTACCGTACCGTACTATCTCGTTATTGCCAGATGTCCCACAGGTGGACGGAGACGAGGAGTGTGAACGATGTCCAGTGCGGTACAACCAGACTTTGATGCCATCTACCGGGGCGGGTCCGAGCCCGGAATAGCAACATTGGCGCCATGGGACATTGGCGGTCCGCAGCCGGTGGTGCAGGAGCTGGTTGCCCACGGCGCGGTGCGCGGCGAAGTGCTCGACCCGGGGACTGGGCCGGGCCACCACGCGATCTACTACGCGTCAAAGGGCTACTCGGCCACGGGTATCGACGCCTCGCCGGCTGCGATCGAGCGGGCCCGGCGCACCGCCGAGACTGCCGGGGTTAGCGTGGACTTCCAGGTAGCCGACGCAACTACGTTGGACGGGCTGGAGAATCGATTCGACACCGTGGTCGACTGCGGCTTCTACCACGTCTTTCAAGAGGACGAAGACACCCAGAAACGATATGCGCAGGCGCTCCATCGAGCCACCAAACCCGGTGCGCGGCTTTATCTCTTCGAGTTCGGCTGCCAAAATGTTAACGGCCTCCAGTGGTCGGGACTGCCGGGCCTGGCGGCGGAAAACTTCGAGCGGGTCCTGCCCGCATCTGGCTGGCGTATCGCGTATCTGGGGACCACCACGTATCAAGCCCGTTTAAGCCCCGAGATGTTCGCCGCGATGGCCGAGTTGAGCAGTGACACGAAGTTCATGGCGGGAATGAAACCCGTGCAGGATCAACTCCAAGTTCTGGCACCGCTGCTGCAAGACCATGTGGTTCATTTGCCATTTTGGAGCGTGCACGCAGCCCGCATCGACTGATCGAGAAACTGGCTGCGGCATCTGTAAGTTACCCCGGTCTTGGGCATTCGGATCTTGAAACACAGCGTGAGGAGCGGTAGTGACCACATCTGATTCAGGGGCGCCGGGCATGTTCGCGCGCGGCGGCACGGATTCCCCGGCCCGGGACGTGGCACTGGCCTACAACTATGCGCGCTTCCGCCCGAGTGAGCAGCAGCGGGAGCAGATTCTGGTTCACGGCTTGGGTGGGCCCAAAATTGGTGATCTGGCAACTGATTTCCGTGCCACCGACCTCGATGGAACTGAGGTGGCGTTGTCCGACTTCCGCGGCAAGGTCGTCGTGCTGGAAACTGGTAGCGCGAGCTGCCCGATGTTCGAGCAACACATCACCAGGATGAACGCGCTGGCCTACCGGTTTCCCGACGTAGTGTTCCTGGTTCTCTACACCCGGGAGGCCCACCCCGGCAGTAACCTTCGGCCGCACCGCAGCCCGGCTGACAAGATCGCCGCCGCGACCTTGCTGCGCCGGCAAGACCAGGAAGGCCGCCGGATCCTCATCGACTCCCTCGACGGCGAGGTACATCGTGCCTATGGCAGCATGCCCAACACCGTTCACCTGATCGATGCGGATGGCACCGTGGTGTTTCGCAGCATGTGGAACGACCCCACGACAGTAGGGGAGGCTCTCACCAAGATGGTGGCCGGTGCCGATCCCAGTGAGCTGGAACCACGGTTTCGGCCCGCGCCTCCCGCGGTGATGTGGCGCATCCTGCGTCGTGCCGGACGGCAAGCGTTGTGGGACATGGCGTTGGCCAGCCGCAAACTGTGGCGGCCCCTGGGCGCGGCGGCCCGCGGTGGCCGGTTCCCGCTTCGGTGAGCATCCCACCGCACGCGACAGCCACCGTGCCACGGCCCAGACCGCGGTGGTCCAAGTCCCTTGAGCCAAAGCAAGTTCAGAGGAGCGCTGATGACAACATCTGGTTCGGCATCAACGGGCCCGCAACCTAACGGCCAACCGGGGCAGGTGACGCTGGCATACAACTATGCACGTTTCCGTCCGAGCGAACACCCGCTCAACCAGGAGTTCAGTGGCCCCAAGATCGGTGACCGCGCACCAGATTTTCGAGTCGCCGACATTGACGGCGCCGAGGTGGCGTTGTCTGACTTGCGCGGTCGCTTCGTAGTGCTAGAAACTGGGTGCGCCACTTGCCCGATGTTCGGCAAGGGCATAGTGACAATGAACGCGCTGGCCTACCGTTTCCCCGATGTCGCATTCTTGGTCTTATACATCCGCGAGGCTCACCCCGGCGAGAACCTGGGACCACATCGCAGCCAGGCTGACAAGACCGCAGCGGCGAACGTGTTACGCCAGGAGGATCGAGAAGGGCGGCGCATCCTCATCGACACCCTTGACGGCCAAGTTCACCGCGCCTACGGCAGCATGCCGAACGCCGTTTATGTGATCGACCCGAACGGGATCGTGGTGTTTCGCAGCGTATGGAACGACCCCGCTGCCGTTGAGAAAGCTTTGCAGCAAGCGATGGCGGGGGGCGATCCCAGTCAACTGCAACCGGGGCCCCGCTTTGCCCCGCCTGCGGTGATTTGGCGCATCCTGCGCCGCGCCGGCGGGCAAGCCCTGCGGGACGTCGTCGTGATGATTCCGCTTGCTGTTCGGAACTTCCCCAAGCTAGCCCGGGACGACGTCAATTCGGCCCGCGATGGCCGCTTCCCGCGATTGCGGAAATCGCCACGGCGCTGACAGAGTGCCGACAATTACCACTGCCCGGGGTGAGTGTGATCGCCGCGTGCCCGACAGCACGTTCCCCGTGACGGATGGCCAGGGTCGACGGCGTATCGGCTGCGGGGCGCGATCGAGCGCTGGGAGTAGTAGCGTCAGTCGCCATGGCCGAGGCAATCGTTTGCGGCGCAGGAGCTGCCGGGCTCGCCGCGGCGGCCACATTAGGGGCCGCCGGCGTGCAGGCGGTGGTGCTTGAGCGCAGCGATCGCGTGGGGGCCAGCTGGCGCTCGCGCTACGACGGGTTGCGGCTCAACACCCCGGCGTGGATGTCAACCTTGCCGGGTTATCGGGCGAGGCATCGCAAATACGGGGAATACCCGAGCCGCGACAATTGGGTGCGCTACCTCGAGGACTACACGCAGTACCACCGGCTGGATGTGCGGTTCGGGGTCGACGTGCAGAAGCTGTCCGCAACTCGGCGCGGCTGGCAGGTAGAAACCGACGGCGAGGCGTTTGAGGCGGCACATGTGATCGTGGCGACTGGTCACGAGCGCAACCCGTACATCCCCGACTGGCCTGGGCGCGAAAGCTACGACGGGAAGCTGATCCATTCCAGCGCCTATCGAAACCCAGGTCCGTACCGTGGTCGCGACGTTCTCGTGGTGGGTCCGAACGTCACCGGCTCCGAGTTAGCCAACCAGTTGGCCAAAGGCGGTGCCGAGCGGGTCCGAGTTGCCTGCCGGACGCCGCCGAACGTAGTAGCCCGCAAGTTCTTGGGCGTGAACGTCAATCTTCCGGGACTCGTGTTGAACCGGCTGCCTTCGCGGGTCGGCGACGAAGTCGGGTGGTTGATGCAAAGAATCCTGTTCGGTCGCCTTGACCAGTACGGGATTCCGCGGTCGCCCATGGGCGTCGCAACGACGATGGTCCGCAGGCGCCAATCACCCGCCTATGACGACGGCTTTATCGACGAACTCCGTGCCGGGCGTATCGAGATCGTCGCAGCTGTTACCGGGTTTGACCGAAGCGAGGTCATCTTGGCCGGCGGCGGACGTATCCGCCCCGATGTGGTGATTGCGGCGACCGGGTATCGACGTGGATTGCAGGACTTGGTCGGTCACCTGGGTGTTCTGGATGCCGACGGCTGTCCGATGGTGAGCGGGGGGCGCGACCATCCCCGGTCGCCTGGCTTGTTCTTCATCGGCTATCGGATCGACCTGAGCGGGCAACTGCGACTGATGCGCATCGACGCAAAGGCGATTGCGGCGACCATCAGCCGCGGTGGAGGTTCCGGCAACAGCTGACGGCAGCGATGCTTCCCCGCAGCGCTACTGGCGCGCGCGCCTCGCGGCGGACACAGCCCTGCGTGCCCATTGAATCAGGGCGGCCTCGTCGGCGCGGACCTGCGAGGGGATTGACCAGTAGGGCATCCGGCCGTGGCGGGTGGCGCCCGCGGCTTCATACTCCGGCTGGGTAGTCTCGTCGACTTTAAGATGCGGTCTGCCTGTCGAGTCAACGAGTCCGAACATGGTGTCGTCGGCGAAGATGCCATAGCCGCCGAACATCTTGCGGTGGTGCAGCGGCTCGTTGAGCGGTGCCAGGTCGGCCAGGAGCGCATCGGCTTCCTGTGTTGCCGCAGGTGTGAGTTTGGCTCCCTTGTCACCCATGCCGCAGCGTCCTTTCGCCACCAACGCTTGTGCCCGCCGCAGTCGACAAGTCTAAACATCGACACATGGGCCAGGCCCGCTGAGAAGTCGCGGCGACCGGTCTTCCGCATCGACGTTGCTTCGACCAACGCGGTCTGAGCGCACCGGGCGATGGCAGTCAACGTGTTGACGCGGCGTGGGTGTGATCACCGCAGGACGGCGATGCTACGCAATGCCAGAAACCGGTGGATTCCCCAAATCGCGGCCAAATCGCAGCTAGATCGCGGCCAGATCGCGCCAGTCCGGTCAACCGGCGTGGCGAGGAAGACAAGAAATCTGCGCCCACCCCTTGCGCTAACGATAATGACCGATATATCTTTCGGTATCGTACAAGGGTGCACCGCCCATCCAGGTGAAAGCGAGAGACGATCGTGAATGAATCACAAGTAGCGAGCCGCCCGCATGGGCAAGCGGACAAGGACGACCCAGTGGAGCCGATCATCGACCGACCTGCCGGTGGTGAGCTCGTCAACGGCAGCGACGATCTCGTTGAGCTTGACGTAGCCCCTGGTCAGCACGGTGACGACCGCGACGACTATGAGCAGGATGACGACTATGAGGACGATGACGACTATGCGGACGATGACCGCTATGAGGACGATCGTCCCGTCGAGCTCTACGACGACGAATCCGAGCTGGAATCCGATTACGATGATGAGGACGAATTCGGACCCGATGAAGGCCTCGGTGACGGCCCCGAACCCAGGCTTGCCCCTGGGCCCAGACACCAGCCGCGACCGCCCCACGGGGATGGCCCCGGCCCGAAGAAAGCCCCTGCTAAGAAAGCCCCCGGCAAGAAGGCCCCGGGCAAGAAAGTGCCCGGCAAAAAGGCCCCTGGCAAGAAGGCAGCCGGGAAGAAGGCGCCGGGCCACCTGCCGCCGCCGCACAAGCGCGGGCCTGGACACCCGCCACCACCTCACGAACACGGTCCCGGACACGGGCCAGGGAGGCTGGTCGCGGAATCGGATTTTGACTTCGGGCCGGGCACTGGTTTCGGTTTCGGGCCCAGCCCCGATTTCGGTTTCGATTTCGGCCTCGGCCGCGGCGGCGCCCGTGGTCGCCGGCGTGGGCCTGGCCGCGGCCGCCGTGTCCGCCCCGGTGATGTCCGCGCCGCCATCCTGGCCCTGCTCGCCGAGGGCCCTATGCATGGCTATGAAATGATCCAGGAGATCGCCCAACGCACCCAGGACTTGTGGCGACCAAGCCCTGGCTCGGTGTATCCGACGCTGCAGCTACTGGATGACGAGGGATTAATTGACAGCTCCGAAAGTGAAGGAAGTACAAAACTTTTCGAGCTGACTAGCGACGGCCGCGCCGCAGCTGAGAAGATCAAGACGCCTCCTTGGGAGCAGTTCGCCGAGGATGTCGACTCGGGTCAGTCCGACTTGCGCACGGTGTTGGCCCAATTGTTCGGTGCGGTAGCGCAATCCGCATACGTGACCACCACTGACGTACAGCAACGCATCATCGCTATCCTCAAGAACGCCCGCCGCGAGATCTACACCTTGCTTGCCGAATCCGATTAGCTTCGCGCGGGAGGCGATGGCTGTGGCCGTGTCGGCGGGTCCTCGGCCGTCGGTCTATCCGACGGCCGGGCCGCCGGCACGGCCGCGGTGCTCACCAGAGGGAAGGTTGACATCGTTGCCAAACAACAGGATTCGTACTAGCCAGATCACACCAAGGGATGGTGACGATGACTGACGAGTTGACCATTCTGCGCCTGCTCACCTTCAAAGGCCGAGTCTCCCGCGAGGCGATTGCGAGCAGTCTCGACATCGATAGTCCGACGGTTCAGGCGGCGCTGGACGGCTTTGTCGCGGCACGGCTCGTTGCGTCGACCCCGATGGGTTATCGAATCACCCCGCACGGACGTGAGCGGTGCACGGAACTCGTTGCTGCTGAGCGGCAAAGCATTGACGCCTCGATAGTGAAAGAGATCTATGGGACCTTTACCGAGCACAACGGTGAGTTGAAGGCGATTATCACCGACTGGCAGCTTCGCGGCTCTGCCGAGCCCAACGATCACAGCGACGGAGAGTACGACCGCGCCGTGTTCGAACGTCTGCTCACTTTGCACCAGCAAGTGCTTCCGCTCCTCGACCGGATCGGCACAGTGGCGCCACGTTTGGGGCACTACAAGTCACGGCTGGCGAATGCCGCCGACGCCGTCGCCGCGGGTGACCATAGCTTCGTCTCCCGCCCGATCGTCGATAGCTACCACACCTTATGGTTCGAACTGCACGAAGACCTTATCGGTCTCGCGGGCCTGACCCGCGCCGCGGAGGCTGCGGCGGGACGCGGCGCTTGAGCGCCATTCAGATCACGAAGTGTGCTCCCGGCACTACCTGACCCGCATAGCCCTAGCCCGCGACGCCTACACAGGACATCCGAAGATTCCTCGAGCTGCCAAGAGATCCAAAGCGCAAACCTTGATACGTGGGTAGTAGTCGCCCATGATTGCTGCCGACTGTTCCGGTGTGGAATTCGGCGGAACATTGTGGATCGCCGGACCGAAGTCATCGTCGCGTAAAAGGTTTCGGAATAGCAGGAAGTGGTCGCCGGGGTGGTCGGCCGACAGCGGGACGAAGGTGGCGTCGGGCACGGCGTCGACTTGGTGGTGTTGTGACTCAGTACCGACGACGTAGGTGTAGTAGCCGGCAGCGTCGAGTTTGGTTTCTTGGTCGGTCCGGCACCCATAGTCAACGGTGCCGTCGGGCAGTGAGTTTTGGGTTAGTGGCGCGGGGAAGATCGAGGGGTAGGTACACAGCGAGAAGTAGCGCACATCAATTCCCGGTTGAGGCCACGGCGTCGGGTTGTCGTCGGCAGGATGGGTCGGGGCTTTGCCGCGCACCACGAGAACGTGATCAGGCGGCGGCGGGTTAAGGAAGTACTTGAGGTAGGCGTTGTCCACGTTGGCGAATGCCGATATGCCGCCGGCGTTGATCCGAGCGAAGCCGGTGACAGGTTCACGACTCGGTAGCGGCTGGCCGGCGCGGGGGCTGCGCCGCAGGGCTGCTCCGAAATTCGGGTCTTGCTTGGTGCAGGCCGCGAATGTTTGGGTTTCACTTGCCGATGCGAGGCTGACCTTGGGTAGTTCGACGGTGGCTGGGTCGCCGCCAGGACGATAAACGCGAAAGATGAGGAACCCATCACGCTCGTCTTCGGTCTCGGGTGGCGCCAGGGGAAGTGTATTGACCTCGCTCGGGTTCGGGTTGGGACGAATCTTGACGGTGTAGGACCCCCCTGCTGCGGCGGGCTGCCGCCACGGGTTTGCGGCCCCCGGGTCCGGCGCGATCTGGTAGTCGGCGATCGACGAGGCGACGTCATTGGCAGTGAAGCTACGGAAACGCCAGTCGTAGGTGTTGAACGAGATGTATCGAGCGTCGGGGAAATTGCCTTCGACGGTGATGTTCAGCGAGGGCTTCACCCGGTAGCGCAGCACCCAGTAGGCCGCAGCCGTATCGGGCGCGGCGACGTTGATGTCATCGAGCGTGTGTTCTGACAGTTCGAGGTTCCATCCGCACTCCGAAGGAGATGGCGGCGCCTGGGCGGTGGGCGCGGCGCCAGACGCGCAGCCTACGACGGCGCCCGCGACCAGCGGGGTAACTACCAGAGCCACCTTGAGTGCCCCGATTACCGACTGGCCGGCTTTGCGATGATGACCACCGCCTCGATTGTCACAGATGGTTGACATTCTACGGACGGACCAGAAGACTTGCCAGTCCAGCGATCAGACGCAGCCGATGCCGGACGCGGTCCTGAGTAAGCAGCCTCCCGTGATCGTTCATGTCGTTCTGCTGG
It includes:
- a CDS encoding type II toxin-antitoxin system Phd/YefM family antitoxin, whose amino-acid sequence is MRSISSTEAKTRLNALLAEVERTGASLTITNHGRPVAVLSPARAAPRSFGQFPNLVVPNTFDDPLPADELAAWEPAS
- a CDS encoding PadR family transcriptional regulator is translated as MPPPHKRGPGHPPPPHEHGPGHGPGRLVAESDFDFGPGTGFGFGPSPDFGFDFGLGRGGARGRRRGPGRGRRVRPGDVRAAILALLAEGPMHGYEMIQEIAQRTQDLWRPSPGSVYPTLQLLDDEGLIDSSESEGSTKLFELTSDGRAAAEKIKTPPWEQFAEDVDSGQSDLRTVLAQLFGAVAQSAYVTTTDVQQRIIAILKNARREIYTLLAESD
- a CDS encoding flavin-containing monooxygenase yields the protein MAEAIVCGAGAAGLAAAATLGAAGVQAVVLERSDRVGASWRSRYDGLRLNTPAWMSTLPGYRARHRKYGEYPSRDNWVRYLEDYTQYHRLDVRFGVDVQKLSATRRGWQVETDGEAFEAAHVIVATGHERNPYIPDWPGRESYDGKLIHSSAYRNPGPYRGRDVLVVGPNVTGSELANQLAKGGAERVRVACRTPPNVVARKFLGVNVNLPGLVLNRLPSRVGDEVGWLMQRILFGRLDQYGIPRSPMGVATTMVRRRQSPAYDDGFIDELRAGRIEIVAAVTGFDRSEVILAGGGRIRPDVVIAATGYRRGLQDLVGHLGVLDADGCPMVSGGRDHPRSPGLFFIGYRIDLSGQLRLMRIDAKAIAATISRGGGSGNS
- a CDS encoding TetR/AcrR family transcriptional regulator, whose amino-acid sequence is MTQTASDRPAEPTASSPRSEREAELLAVTLRLLQEHGYDRLTVDAVAATARASKATVYRRWPSKAELVLAAVTDGIRQVAIAPDTGSLREDLLRLGFAICQQARRHASTMAAVLTEIARNPAIGDALQQAFVDQRKALIHRVLQKGVERGEIEAEAISDELWDLLPNYIVCRALIPGRPPTDATVQALVDDVLMPSLTQSRHRGS
- a CDS encoding class I SAM-dependent methyltransferase, which translates into the protein MSSAVQPDFDAIYRGGSEPGIATLAPWDIGGPQPVVQELVAHGAVRGEVLDPGTGPGHHAIYYASKGYSATGIDASPAAIERARRTAETAGVSVDFQVADATTLDGLENRFDTVVDCGFYHVFQEDEDTQKRYAQALHRATKPGARLYLFEFGCQNVNGLQWSGLPGLAAENFERVLPASGWRIAYLGTTTYQARLSPEMFAAMAELSSDTKFMAGMKPVQDQLQVLAPLLQDHVVHLPFWSVHAARID
- a CDS encoding peroxiredoxin family protein, which produces MTTSGSASTGPQPNGQPGQVTLAYNYARFRPSEHPLNQEFSGPKIGDRAPDFRVADIDGAEVALSDLRGRFVVLETGCATCPMFGKGIVTMNALAYRFPDVAFLVLYIREAHPGENLGPHRSQADKTAAANVLRQEDREGRRILIDTLDGQVHRAYGSMPNAVYVIDPNGIVVFRSVWNDPAAVEKALQQAMAGGDPSQLQPGPRFAPPAVIWRILRRAGGQALRDVVVMIPLAVRNFPKLARDDVNSARDGRFPRLRKSPRR
- a CDS encoding TfoX/Sxy family protein, producing the protein MGDKGAKLTPAATQEADALLADLAPLNEPLHHRKMFGGYGIFADDTMFGLVDSTGRPHLKVDETTQPEYEAAGATRHGRMPYWSIPSQVRADEAALIQWARRAVSAARRARQ
- a CDS encoding peroxiredoxin family protein gives rise to the protein MTTSDSGAPGMFARGGTDSPARDVALAYNYARFRPSEQQREQILVHGLGGPKIGDLATDFRATDLDGTEVALSDFRGKVVVLETGSASCPMFEQHITRMNALAYRFPDVVFLVLYTREAHPGSNLRPHRSPADKIAAATLLRRQDQEGRRILIDSLDGEVHRAYGSMPNTVHLIDADGTVVFRSMWNDPTTVGEALTKMVAGADPSELEPRFRPAPPAVMWRILRRAGRQALWDMALASRKLWRPLGAAARGGRFPLR